The genomic region tctgtctctctctctgccctctgtctctctctctctctctcaaagttTTAAAACTTCTGGTTTTCACAAGTTCCCAGCCATAGAAAAAGCAAAACCTTGCAGTTGCAGAACACTTTCTTCCTccgcagaaaaaaaaaaaccccatgaTTTCACCATATTTTTCTCTCTCATCCAAGCTCTTAGTAACTTTCACAGCTTCTCGTGAGTGATGGGCGTGATCTCCTCTTTCTCTCATACTTACCACATTACAGTGATTCTGACATTAAACCCACCACTTTTAAGCCCCTGATAATCCGATTAAATTGTGTAAACTGATTACGTTAACATATATGACGAGTGGGAAACTCCACGGTTCTTCTGCGGACATGAAAGTCATTTTCCGAAACGAAAAGCGACCTCGCTCTTCTGACGTTCTCGAGTCTCTCTGGATTCCCactccttcctcttcttttcatggtaattttttttatctgctTTGCATTTTTACTTTTGCTATTTTATTTGTTGGGATTGTTGcctttctgattttttttttcttttctgaaaatttAGACTAATGGGTTTTTATTGGTTGACTTGATGGATTAATGTTAAAGCTTGAAACTTTCACACTTCCCATTTGAATTAATGTAAGAATTGGTAAAAGATCGATTGTTTCTacattttttcttctaattgttGCCAGTTCTTGCTGAATTAACGTGTTAAGATTGAAAGTTTGAAGCTTTTTGAATCTTTAGATCGAAAGCTTGAAGCTTTTTGCATGTTCGGATGAAACGCTTGAAGCTTTTTACATGTTTAGATGGAAAGTTCGAAGCTTTTTGCAAGTGAAGATTGAAAGATCGAAGCTTTTTGCTGACATATGTTGAATATCTCTAGTTGCTAATTTCAGCCCGTAAACAACATTAGAGGACTTTCATAATTTGGTTGCTCCATTTTTTGTGCAGGTTCAAATTCAAtggttaattttgaaaatgtaaGTGAAGGGGACTGCTTGGATAGGCCATTCTTCCAACCCAAACAAGAAAACGAGGATGAGGATTATTACGGTAGCTACCTTCATCAACCCGGAAAGAAAAGGCGGCTCACGGCGAATCAAGTTCAGTTTCTGGAGAAGAAATTTGAGTCAGAAAACAAGCTTGAACCTGAGAGGAAGGTGCAACTTGCTAACGAACTTGGCTTGCAGCCTCGCCAGGTAGCAATTTGGTTTCAAAACCGCCGGGCGCGGTATAAAAACAAGCAGTTGGAAAAGGATTATGATTCATTGAAAGCCAGCTATGATAAGCTCAAGGTTGATGTTGATAATCTCCTCAAGGAGAATGGAAGTTTGAGGAACGAGGTATAATAAATTCCTAAATTCGTCAGGCATTGCCTTTTAGTCGCTCACATTCGCATGATGAACTCGATCCTTGATCGCACATTCAGCCGTTAAATTCAGCTATGTGTGTCATACTTTGAGTAAACGGTAATGGTTTAGTTTTCTTATGTGTAAGCAGGTTGATTCCCTCAAGGACATTTTGCTTTCGAGAGAGAAAGGAAAGCCTGACGGCGGAAATTCGGATTCACACAACGCAATCGATTCATCGGATTTGGTGACCCGGAGTGCAATTCCGAATGAAGATTCTGAAACTGTGACCAAAGGGGCAATGGTGGTGTGCAAGCAAGAGGATGCAAGTTCGGCGAAAAGCGATATTTTTGACTCGGATAGCCCGCATTGCACCGAAAACCATTCACCGTTGTTAGAGCCGGCGGATTCCTCTCATGTGTTTGAACCAGCTGATCAGTCCGATTTCTCGCAGGAGGAAGATGATGACCTCGGGAAGACGCTTTTGCCCCCACCACAGCCATACTTGTTAAAGCTTGAAGATTGCTGCTATGATAATTTACCCCCTCCAAATTCTAGTAATTTCGGGTACATCCCCTTGGAAGATCAGCAGCCCTTTTGTTTCTGGCCTTATTGAGGGAGAGATGGTCATGTTTCAGAGCGTAGACTGCTGCAGTGCTGCTCCATTGTGCTATCTAATTAGTTCTGAGTTGTGATTATGGTTAAAAggagaaatgaatcaaataatTAGCCACTAATTATGTGTATGTTTCCGGTTTATGAATCGACAATTTTTCATTGACCATACTGCCAAAGATCTCAGGTTTGAATATTCATGCCTCCGATCGGAAAACAATATcgacacaaaaaaaaacctatCTTGGCAGATGTTCACAGAGAATTATCTAAAGCAGATTGTTTTAAATTTCTGAGAAAGAttacattaaaatttgaattattatCGAGTTTTAAATTTCTaactaattatataattatatttgttgCACTAGATCGTTTTTTCGGCATGCTAAAAACTCGCATCACTTGATGCGCAATAAAGCACACGCACTCCAAAGAAGATTAAATTATTATCAATAAtgtttaatatttttgtgtttttttttttaaagtaaattaATGTGTTGAATGCTAAATGTTTGTGAAGCAAGGTCATTTCTAATCGAAGGATAACCAGATGGTCGAAAATAGTTCGAAAATCATCTTCAATTGAGGGTTAAGCCAaatggctcgtgggccccactggacaaacatgggccaaagggccaaccgaTTGGCCCAACCCAGCCAGCCAACCCCGGGTCAAGCCATAAATTTGAATGCAACGGCTAGTTGACGCCAGCTAGCagttatatttgaattttttttttacaaatattttcctataaatttaagttgtagtttttaaatttaatttgtagtttttaaatataagttgtagtttttaaatttaagttgtaattttgaaattgaagttgtagtttttaaatttaaataataaattatgtttggccctcagTTGAAGATGTTTTTTTGTTACTGGACTATGTTGGCCCTATAATCGCTCTCGATTGAAGATGATAAAAAATATGATCATGCaccatttattaaaatattaatttcttgaagaaaattaaaatgaacCATCTTGCCCTCGTTCGGTTCAAGATGGAATGACGGCCAAGACAAgtatttaatttaataacaGCGTGAGAGAGAGGAACACATGAAAAAAATGGTGGATATTTAGAGAAATAAGGCTTTTAAAAAGTCAAATTTTCTGGTATGGTTCTTCTTCCGTGACAATTACTTGTGTGTGACTGGCAATGGCAATGACTTTTTGGACAACCCCGATCCCAATAGCTTATTGCGGATGTTGACACCTTCTGTAggttatttaaaatttaaatatccCACCGTGCAACAAATTCGGTGTTAATTTATTATTCCTTAACGTACgagttaattttaattttataaccaatattgttcatttaaaaatatgaaaatattatataataaatatttcaaCTTTTGTACATACAATTTtctaagaaaattgttattgacactctaaaattCTCATTTAACATTTTAAACTTTAtatgattaaaaagaaaaatacacttgtgaagagtgtgaaatgaaatttttgaagtgcaAATAACAGTTtcattttctaatattttaagcttattatatacatatttgtCTTCAAGATTGCGTCCGTTGCAGAAAAATCTTGCTGATGCAAGCGTGGGATTTTGCACAAGAAATCGAGTCCTTGAAATTGTAAAACAAACCCTAATGAGGGAATATAATATTTACGGATATGGTCCtctgatttatttaatttaattttatagaatAAAGATTGCATCATGCATGGTCCATGAGAAAtataaaaatggaaaaatttAATGGGATAGAGAGATATGAGTTCTACTGGTTTGTTACACTTcacgtgaaaaaaaaatagaaacagtAACTTTGAGAGATATGAGTTCTACTGGTCTAGATGTGAAAATTTTTAACTTGCTGGATGGAAGAGAAAGAAACAGTAACTTTGATTTGACCCCAATTAAGTTATAGGATTCTCTTTGGATCCCTTTTCTTCGGAATTCTCTAATCCTGAGAGTTCAACACATTATGAACGGTTAAAGTTTAGGTTTGTGGTGAAGAAGAGAAGGATTGTCAGTGCTGGTGCAATAGGTGCAAAGCTTCGGTTTGGGCTGGCGTTCAACACACAATGAACCTTGACCTTTAATTGTCTATTGAACGCTCAGGATTAGAAAATCTCAATAAAAACGATTTGGAGATGATTCCAGCCTCTTAATTTTTTACTAAAATTATAGTGCATGGATTTCAaccatgtttttatatcatTTGTTTTCTTCGTTATGCTTAGTCTTTAACCGCATTTTTCGTAAAATTTGCTCTTAAGTCCCGGCTAGCTGCGTAATCaacttgaaaaagatgaagGGGCATATAAGATACAAGGAGTGGGATAAAAGATGCTGCCGTCCAAGTTGGACTAATGTGTAAACTCCAAAGCAATGGGGGTTATTTTCTAAATGGcttaatttaatcatcaaaaaACTTTTTAATCGTGTTTGTGAAgttctattataattaatttctGACGTGAAGAGATTTAA from Pyrus communis chromosome 4, drPyrComm1.1, whole genome shotgun sequence harbors:
- the LOC137731528 gene encoding homeobox-leucine zipper protein ATHB-54-like; the protein is MTSGKLHGSSADMKVIFRNEKRPRSSDVLESLWIPTPSSSFHGSNSMVNFENVSEGDCLDRPFFQPKQENEDEDYYGSYLHQPGKKRRLTANQVQFLEKKFESENKLEPERKVQLANELGLQPRQVAIWFQNRRARYKNKQLEKDYDSLKASYDKLKVDVDNLLKENGSLRNEVDSLKDILLSREKGKPDGGNSDSHNAIDSSDLVTRSAIPNEDSETVTKGAMVVCKQEDASSAKSDIFDSDSPHCTENHSPLLEPADSSHVFEPADQSDFSQEEDDDLGKTLLPPPQPYLLKLEDCCYDNLPPPNSSNFGYIPLEDQQPFCFWPY